Proteins found in one Neurospora crassa OR74A linkage group II, whole genome shotgun sequence genomic segment:
- a CDS encoding ATP-dependent DNA helicase recQ, variant, with product MGPSGLLITLQMNQVEALKASDVDARTLNSNTTLAERDYIYADLATGHPLMRLLYVTPELCSGDHFRRKLKLVYEQHELARIVVDEAHCISEWGHDFRKDFKRLSWFRETFPDVPVMCLTATANEQVRHDVLTTLGLDKTPGKLKIFSMTAHRPNLHLEVRFTSDEANDRYDDFVTWLKGVYDRRAAVDRKAELDAIGERVENVPGIIYTISRDEVESLAAALRHDGIGARPFHAKLPNQVKEETLAKWIANDPGYDVIVATTAFGMGIDKENVRFVVHWRLPKSFEGYYQEAGRAGRDGNASYCFLYYSREDRDRVCNLVMREPVSKNASADGIINKQARQMSLSRLVAYCEDTGCCRHAAICRYFGETQVPACDYACDWHKDPQGLKRRMARGLASEEWVSTQREEGMYDEYWSE from the coding sequence ATGGGTCCAAGCGGCTTGCTGATTACCCTTCAGATGAACCAAGTCGAAGCCCTCAAGGCATCAGATGTGGACGCTCGCACTTTGAACAGCAACACTACCCTGGCAGAGCGAGACTACATCTACGCTGATCTCGCAACTGGGCATCCCCTCATGCGGCTCCTCTATGTGACTCCCGAGCTGTGTTCCGGCGACCACTTCCGGCGGAAACTGAAGCTGGTCTACGAACAGCACGAGCTGGCGCGTATCGTGGTTGACGAAGCCCATTGCATCTCAGAATGGGGCCACGACTTCCGCAAAGACTTCAAACGGCTCTCCTGGTTCCGCGAAACCTTTCCCGATGTACCAGTCATGTGTCTCACCGCCACAGCCAACGAGCAAGTCCGTCACGATGTGCTTACCACGCTAGGGCTGGACAAGACGCCCGGCAAACTCAAGATCTTCAGCATGACAGCCCACCGACCGAACCTGCACCTCGAAGTGCGTTTCACCAGCGACGAAGCCAACGACCGCTACGACGACTTTGTCACCTGGCTCAAGGGCGTGTACGACCGTCGAGCGGCCGTGGATCGAAAAGCCGAGCTAGACGCCATCGGCGAGCGCGTCGAGAACGTACCGGGGATTATCTACACCATCTCTCGCGACGAAGTCGAGTCGCTCGCGGCCGCCTTACGACACGACGGTATCGGCGCGCGGCCCTTCCACGCAAAACTGCCGAACcaggtgaaggaggagacgTTGGCCAAGTGGATTGCCAACGATCCGGGGTACGATGTCATCGTGGCTACGACGGCCTTCGGCATGGGAATCGACAAGGAGAACGTGCGGTTCGTCGTACACTGGCGGCTGCCCAAGTCGTTTGAGGGCTATTACCAAGAGGCCGGGCGGGCGGGTCGTGATGGGAATGCGAGTTATTGTTTTCTTTACTATAGCCGCGAAGACCGGGATAGGGTTTGCAACTTGGTCATGAGGGAGCCAGTGTCGAAAAACGCGTCCGCGGATGGCATCATTAATAAACAGGCAAGGCAGATGAGTCTTAGTAGGCTGGTGGCGTATTGTGAGGATACCGGTTGTTGTCGGCATGCGGCAATTTGCAGGTATTTTGGGGAGACGCAAGTGCCTGCGTGCGATTACGCGTGTGACTGGCATAAGGATCCGCAGGgactgaagaggaggatggcgaggggGTTGGCGAGTGAGGAATGGGTTAGTACTCAGCGGGAAGAGGGCATGTACGATGAATATTGGAGTGAGTAG
- a CDS encoding ATP-dependent DNA helicase recQ produces MPLLRSDSFKDIDFTLRRQFGKENFRPHQREIIEAALDGHDVFVQAATSFGKSLCFQLPAVIDRGITIVISPLLSLMMNQVEALKASDVDARTLNSNTTLAERDYIYADLATGHPLMRLLYVTPELCSGDHFRRKLKLVYEQHELARIVVDEAHCISEWGHDFRKDFKRLSWFRETFPDVPVMCLTATANEQVRHDVLTTLGLDKTPGKLKIFSMTAHRPNLHLEVRFTSDEANDRYDDFVTWLKGVYDRRAAVDRKAELDAIGERVENVPGIIYTISRDEVESLAAALRHDGIGARPFHAKLPNQVKEETLAKWIANDPGYDVIVATTAFGMGIDKENVRFVVHWRLPKSFEGYYQEAGRAGRDGNASYCFLYYSREDRDRVCNLVMREPVSKNASADGIINKQARQMSLSRLVAYCEDTGCCRHAAICRYFGETQVPACDYACDWHKDPQGLKRRMARGLASEEWVSTQREEGMYDEYWSE; encoded by the exons ATGCCTCTCCTAAGGAGCGACTCCTTCAAAGACATTGACTTCACTCTTCGTCGACAATTCGGCAAAGAAAACTTTAG ACCACATCAGAGAGAGATCATCGAGGCTGCCCTCGACGGTCATGATGTTTTCGTCCAGGCAGCCACCTCCTTCGGCAAGAGTCTATGCTTCCAACTGCCAGCAGTTATAGACCGTGGAA TCACCATTGTGATCTCTCCATTACTGAGTCTCATG ATGAACCAAGTCGAAGCCCTCAAGGCATCAGATGTGGACGCTCGCACTTTGAACAGCAACACTACCCTGGCAGAGCGAGACTACATCTACGCTGATCTCGCAACTGGGCATCCCCTCATGCGGCTCCTCTATGTGACTCCCGAGCTGTGTTCCGGCGACCACTTCCGGCGGAAACTGAAGCTGGTCTACGAACAGCACGAGCTGGCGCGTATCGTGGTTGACGAAGCCCATTGCATCTCAGAATGGGGCCACGACTTCCGCAAAGACTTCAAACGGCTCTCCTGGTTCCGCGAAACCTTTCCCGATGTACCAGTCATGTGTCTCACCGCCACAGCCAACGAGCAAGTCCGTCACGATGTGCTTACCACGCTAGGGCTGGACAAGACGCCCGGCAAACTCAAGATCTTCAGCATGACAGCCCACCGACCGAACCTGCACCTCGAAGTGCGTTTCACCAGCGACGAAGCCAACGACCGCTACGACGACTTTGTCACCTGGCTCAAGGGCGTGTACGACCGTCGAGCGGCCGTGGATCGAAAAGCCGAGCTAGACGCCATCGGCGAGCGCGTCGAGAACGTACCGGGGATTATCTACACCATCTCTCGCGACGAAGTCGAGTCGCTCGCGGCCGCCTTACGACACGACGGTATCGGCGCGCGGCCCTTCCACGCAAAACTGCCGAACcaggtgaaggaggagacgTTGGCCAAGTGGATTGCCAACGATCCGGGGTACGATGTCATCGTGGCTACGACGGCCTTCGGCATGGGAATCGACAAGGAGAACGTGCGGTTCGTCGTACACTGGCGGCTGCCCAAGTCGTTTGAGGGCTATTACCAAGAGGCCGGGCGGGCGGGTCGTGATGGGAATGCGAGTTATTGTTTTCTTTACTATAGCCGCGAAGACCGGGATAGGGTTTGCAACTTGGTCATGAGGGAGCCAGTGTCGAAAAACGCGTCCGCGGATGGCATCATTAATAAACAGGCAAGGCAGATGAGTCTTAGTAGGCTGGTGGCGTATTGTGAGGATACCGGTTGTTGTCGGCATGCGGCAATTTGCAGGTATTTTGGGGAGACGCAAGTGCCTGCGTGCGATTACGCGTGTGACTGGCATAAGGATCCGCAGGgactgaagaggaggatggcgaggggGTTGGCGAGTGAGGAATGGGTTAGTACTCAGCGGGAAGAGGGCATGTACGATGAATATTGGAGTGAGTAG
- a CDS encoding steroid 5 alpha-reductase, whose translation MTTSTVGLIDNWYPPTRENYDLILSLWKWFPVAASLQWGISWYGMGKTSVTSRLNLPGRIGWLTMEAPGFMTLVYMMRTLPAQHGFTLSDLPWQNKVLAGLFVFHYSYRALAFPFLQPSMAPIHIAIWLSALSFQIINGTLIGAWLAAYGPTSHAAWDRQLFSSFPTLQFTCGIALFYVGLMANFYHDDELREIRRRENRRQERLAKQNGQKGQPGKKVGKHYEIPKAGLFKVMLYPHYFCEWVEWLGFYMAAGWGCLPARCFLLNEVAAMLPRAVKGKQWYMEKFGEEKISKKWAVIPGGW comes from the exons ATGACGACTAGTACCGTAGGTCTAATCGACAACTGGTATCCTCCCACAAGGGAGAATTACGATCTCATTCTCTCCTTATGGAAGTGGTTCCCCGTG GCCGCCTCCCTTCAATGGGGTATTTCCTGGTACGGGATGGGCAAGACATCAGTCACCAGCCGCCTTAACCTGCCCGGCCGAATTGGCTGGCTCACCATGGAAGCACCTGGCTTCATGACCCTGGTGTACATGATGCGCACCCTCCCCGCCCAACATGGCTTCACCCTCAGCGACCTGCCCTGGCAAAACAAGGTGCTCGCCGGCCTCTTTGTATTTCACTATTCCTATCGCGCCCTcgcctttccttttctgcaGCCCAGCATGGCGCCCATACACATCGCCATCTGGCTCTCTGCGCTTAGCTTCCAGATTATCAACGGAACGTTGATCGGTGCTTGGCTCGCCGCCTACGGTCCCACGAGTCACGCGGCGTGGGACAGGCAGCTCTTTAGCTCGTTCCCCACGCTGCAGTTTACTTGCGGAATTGCGCTGTTTTACGTCGGTCTGATGGCGAACTTTTACCACGATGACGAGCTGCGGGAGATCAGACGCCGGGAAAACCGCAGGCAGGAAAGGCTGGCGAAGCAGAATGGGCAAAAGGGGCAGCCGGGGAAGAAGGTAGGGAAGCACTACGAGATCCCCAAGGCGGGACTGTTCAAGGTGATGCTTTACCCGCACTACTTTTGCGAATGGGTTGAGTGGCTTGGGTTTTACATGGCGGCAGGCTGGGGATGTCTGCCGGCGAGGTGTTTTTTGCTGAATGAGGTGGCGGCCATGTTGCCGAGGGCGGTGAAAGGGAAGCAGTGGTATATGGAGAAGtttggggaggagaagattaGCAAGAAGTGGGCGGTTATTCCGGGGGGTTGGTGA